One window of the Candidatus Chryseobacterium colombiense genome contains the following:
- a CDS encoding aspartate kinase: protein MKVLKFGGTSVGSPERIEQLLPIISSQAADKHLVVLSAVSGTTNDLVTLSALYAKKDVQAAYAHIDKLYEQYKKFIHQLFKTEEGISEATEFIAKVFDLFYQFKNKNFTSTAERIILAQGEIISTTLFHLHLKEIEVPSVLLPALDFMLIDENNEPDIEYIQEHLSLEISKYPEEKLFITQGYICKNAQGEIDNLRRGGSDYTASLVGAALQVEEIQIWTDIDGFHNNDPRYVTNTKSIAKLNFDEAAELSYFGAKILHPQSVFPARKYNVPVRLLDTMNPTAPGTLISGETTNQNQIVAIAAKDGITAIRIQSSRMLMAYGFLRKVFEVFERFKTPIDMITTSEVAVSLTIDETASLSEIVKELELFSSVEIDHEQSIICIVGDFRKSNHGYASIVSDAVKHIPIRMISYGGSENNISLLVPSIHKIEALRSLHNRLF from the coding sequence ATGAAAGTTTTAAAATTTGGAGGCACTTCGGTTGGAAGTCCGGAAAGAATTGAGCAGTTATTACCTATTATCAGTTCTCAGGCAGCAGACAAACATCTGGTTGTTTTATCCGCTGTATCAGGAACTACCAATGATCTGGTAACTTTATCTGCATTGTATGCAAAAAAAGACGTTCAGGCTGCGTACGCACACATTGACAAGCTGTATGAGCAATATAAAAAATTTATTCATCAACTATTTAAAACCGAGGAAGGTATTTCAGAAGCCACCGAATTCATTGCTAAGGTATTCGATTTGTTTTACCAGTTTAAAAATAAAAATTTCACCTCAACAGCAGAACGAATCATTCTGGCTCAGGGTGAGATTATTTCCACGACTCTATTCCATTTGCATTTAAAAGAAATTGAGGTACCTTCTGTACTTTTACCAGCGCTGGATTTTATGCTGATTGATGAAAACAACGAACCCGATATCGAATATATTCAAGAGCACCTAAGTCTGGAAATTTCAAAATATCCTGAGGAAAAACTGTTTATTACCCAAGGATATATCTGCAAAAATGCTCAGGGAGAAATCGATAATCTTCGCCGTGGAGGTTCTGATTATACCGCTTCATTAGTAGGTGCAGCACTACAGGTTGAAGAGATCCAGATCTGGACAGATATTGATGGATTTCACAATAATGATCCGAGATATGTCACGAACACCAAGTCCATCGCCAAACTTAATTTTGATGAAGCCGCAGAGCTGTCCTATTTTGGAGCCAAAATTCTGCATCCCCAAAGTGTTTTCCCGGCAAGAAAGTATAATGTTCCTGTAAGATTATTAGATACAATGAATCCGACAGCGCCGGGTACGTTGATTTCAGGAGAAACCACTAATCAAAACCAGATTGTAGCCATCGCTGCTAAAGACGGCATTACCGCCATCCGTATTCAATCTTCCCGAATGTTGATGGCGTATGGATTTTTGAGAAAGGTTTTTGAGGTTTTTGAACGTTTCAAAACTCCTATTGATATGATCACCACTTCTGAAGTAGCCGTTTCCCTTACCATAGATGAAACCGCCTCTCTTTCTGAAATTGTAAAAGAATTGGAACTATTTTCATCCGTTGAAATCGATCATGAACAATCGATTATCTGTATTGTCGGAGATTTCAGAAAAAGCAATCACGGATATGCCAGTATCGTTTCAGATGCCGTAAAACACATCCCTATCAGAATGATCTCTTACGGAGGAAGCGAAAATAATATTTCATTATTGGTTCCTTCCATTCATAAAATTGAAGCTTTAAGATCTTTACACAACAGATTATTCTAA
- a CDS encoding molybdenum cofactor biosynthesis protein MoaE: MVDIKITENKLDLTDCFTLASDPACGGMASFVGTVRNHTKGKPVTRLEYECYESMAVKEIQKIADKAISLFSVKNIVVHHRTGILFPSDAAVIIVVSDGHRNAVFDACSFMIENIKKTVPIWKKEIFEDGEEWVSAHP, encoded by the coding sequence ATGGTTGATATTAAAATAACAGAAAATAAACTCGATCTTACGGATTGCTTCACCCTTGCTTCCGATCCTGCTTGTGGAGGAATGGCATCATTTGTAGGAACAGTACGGAATCATACCAAAGGTAAACCTGTTACCCGTTTGGAATATGAATGCTACGAATCTATGGCGGTGAAGGAAATACAGAAAATAGCGGATAAAGCCATTTCTTTATTTTCGGTAAAAAATATTGTTGTTCATCACCGTACCGGAATTTTATTTCCCAGTGATGCTGCCGTGATCATCGTGGTAAGTGACGGACATAGAAATGCGGTTTTCGATGCATGCAGCTTTATGATTGAAAATATTAAAAAAACGGTTCCCATCTGGAAAAAAGAAATTTTTGAGGATGGGGAAGAGTGGGTTTCGGCACACCCATAG
- a CDS encoding response regulator: MENKKILIFDDDVAILEVVTIIFEENGYDVKISETSHDILEKVGECKPDVILMDNWIPKIGGVEATKILKNNAEFKHIPVIYMTANNNIAALASEALADDYISKPFNLDDLEEKVAKYIKEQV; encoded by the coding sequence ATGGAGAATAAAAAGATTTTAATATTTGATGATGATGTTGCTATTTTAGAGGTAGTTACCATCATCTTTGAAGAAAATGGCTACGATGTCAAGATCTCGGAGACTTCACACGATATTCTTGAAAAAGTAGGGGAGTGTAAACCCGATGTTATTTTAATGGATAACTGGATTCCGAAGATCGGAGGAGTGGAAGCTACCAAAATCCTGAAAAACAATGCAGAATTTAAGCATATTCCGGTGATCTATATGACAGCAAATAATAATATTGCTGCTTTGGCTTCGGAAGCTTTGGCGGATGATTATATTTCAAAGCCTTTTAATCTGGATGATCTTGAAGAAAAAGTGGCAAAATATATTAAAGAACAAGTGTAA
- a CDS encoding FdhF/YdeP family oxidoreductase, which produces MQNKDVFNKKEEDSRLPSAEPPYKLLDLKLKPPKVWAAGVPAVIHSLDQLVLNASVLRGGRALFSMNQFDGFDCPSCAWPDPDDERSKLGEYCENGAKALAEEATSKKIGAEFFRENSVYDLAKLTDFEISQLGRIAEPMYLPKGGTHYQPISWDDAFTKISEKLNALDSPNEAIFYTSGRTSNEATWVYQLFAREFGTNNFPDCSNMCHETSGYALSRSIGIGKGTVKLEDFYDTDLIIIIGQNPGTNSPRMLSALTKGKKNGAKIMAINPLPEAGLKGFRNPQEVRALLNKPYELSDLYLPVKINGDMALLKALQILVLEEEAKNPGKVLDQEFIANKTAGFNELVEELKRYDLNFLSEECGISVENLREAAQMIASKKRMIICWGMGITQQHNGVEMIYNIVNLLLMKGSIGIQGGGACPVRGHSNVQGNRTLLINHHPTTEQLDRLEEYYGFKVPREGGYDVVDALKAMHSEKVKFMFCMGGNFLSAAPDTTFTAEAMRKLEMSVIVSIKLNRGHLIHGKEALILPVISRSEKDMINGELQHVSTENSMGVVEWSRGVLDPISEHLINETHVACRMAKAVLGERSVVDWDKFINSYDAVRNDIEQCIPGFENYNKRVVQKGGFYLPNGPRDGNFNSEFNPGKAAFNITAVPDNSLAEDEYLMGTTRTHDQFNTVVYGLNDRYRGIFNERRVVMMNEKDIEKAGLKEGDHVDLFNYDDGIERIAPLFIVVKYPIPQKSTMTYFPETNVLVSINNVVNGANMPASKYVRIKIRKHDPDIFKKIDDHVIAAAGTSLEQP; this is translated from the coding sequence ATGCAAAACAAAGATGTATTCAATAAAAAAGAAGAAGACAGCAGATTACCTTCTGCCGAACCGCCTTATAAATTGCTGGATCTTAAGCTGAAACCGCCAAAAGTTTGGGCTGCAGGTGTTCCGGCCGTGATTCATTCACTGGATCAGTTGGTGCTTAATGCTTCTGTTCTTCGTGGCGGAAGAGCTCTTTTCAGTATGAACCAGTTTGACGGTTTCGATTGTCCGAGCTGTGCATGGCCCGATCCGGATGATGAACGCTCCAAATTGGGCGAATACTGCGAAAACGGTGCAAAAGCTTTAGCAGAAGAAGCCACTTCGAAAAAGATCGGAGCAGAGTTTTTCAGGGAAAATTCGGTTTATGATTTAGCAAAACTGACAGATTTTGAAATCAGCCAGTTGGGAAGAATTGCAGAACCCATGTACTTACCGAAAGGAGGAACACATTATCAGCCAATAAGCTGGGATGATGCCTTTACAAAAATTTCCGAAAAATTAAATGCCCTCGATTCGCCAAACGAAGCCATATTTTACACATCAGGAAGAACAAGCAATGAAGCGACCTGGGTTTACCAGTTATTTGCCCGTGAATTCGGGACCAATAATTTTCCGGACTGTTCCAATATGTGCCACGAAACTTCCGGTTATGCCCTTTCCAGAAGCATAGGTATTGGGAAAGGAACCGTAAAGCTTGAAGATTTTTACGATACGGATCTTATCATTATCATCGGTCAGAATCCGGGAACCAATTCGCCGAGAATGCTTTCTGCATTAACAAAAGGAAAGAAAAACGGAGCCAAAATTATGGCGATCAATCCGCTTCCGGAAGCCGGATTAAAAGGTTTCAGGAATCCTCAGGAAGTTCGTGCTTTGCTTAATAAACCTTATGAATTATCGGATCTGTATCTTCCTGTAAAAATTAACGGAGATATGGCGCTTCTAAAAGCACTTCAGATTCTTGTGCTGGAAGAAGAAGCTAAAAATCCGGGAAAAGTTCTTGATCAGGAATTTATAGCTAATAAAACGGCAGGTTTCAATGAATTGGTGGAAGAATTAAAACGGTATGACCTCAATTTTCTATCGGAAGAATGTGGTATTTCGGTTGAAAACTTAAGAGAAGCTGCACAGATGATCGCTTCAAAAAAACGCATGATCATTTGTTGGGGAATGGGAATCACGCAACAGCACAACGGTGTAGAAATGATTTACAATATCGTGAATCTCCTGTTGATGAAAGGAAGCATAGGAATCCAGGGCGGAGGAGCCTGTCCTGTTCGCGGTCATAGCAATGTGCAGGGAAACAGGACTTTACTGATTAATCATCATCCGACAACTGAGCAATTGGACAGACTGGAAGAATATTATGGCTTTAAAGTTCCGAGAGAAGGCGGTTACGACGTTGTAGATGCATTAAAAGCGATGCACAGCGAAAAGGTGAAATTCATGTTCTGCATGGGAGGAAACTTCCTTTCTGCAGCACCGGATACGACCTTTACGGCGGAAGCAATGCGAAAATTAGAAATGTCCGTCATTGTTTCGATAAAATTGAACAGAGGTCATCTTATTCATGGAAAAGAAGCTTTGATCTTACCGGTCATTTCCAGGAGTGAGAAAGATATGATAAATGGCGAACTTCAACACGTAAGTACGGAAAATTCAATGGGCGTGGTAGAATGGTCAAGAGGAGTTCTCGATCCTATTTCAGAACATCTGATCAACGAAACACACGTTGCCTGCAGAATGGCAAAAGCGGTTCTGGGAGAACGTTCCGTAGTGGATTGGGACAAATTTATCAACAGTTATGATGCTGTCCGCAACGATATCGAACAATGCATTCCCGGATTTGAAAATTATAACAAAAGGGTAGTTCAGAAAGGAGGTTTCTATCTTCCGAACGGACCAAGAGACGGGAATTTCAATAGTGAATTTAATCCCGGAAAAGCCGCTTTCAATATAACTGCCGTACCGGATAATTCGCTTGCAGAAGACGAATATCTGATGGGAACCACCAGAACACACGATCAGTTCAATACGGTTGTTTATGGATTAAATGACCGTTACCGCGGGATTTTCAATGAAAGAAGGGTAGTGATGATGAATGAAAAAGATATTGAAAAGGCAGGCCTTAAAGAAGGCGATCACGTAGATCTTTTCAATTATGATGACGGAATCGAAAGGATCGCACCGCTTTTCATTGTCGTAAAATACCCTATTCCTCAGAAAAGTACCATGACCTATTTCCCGGAAACCAACGTTCTGGTATCCATCAATAACGTGGTAAACGGAGCCAATATGCCGGCTTCGAAATATGTCCGCATCAAAATCCGCAAACATGATCCTGATATTTTTAAAAAGATTGATGATCATGTCATTGCAGCAGCCGGAACAAGCCTAGAACAACCATAA
- a CDS encoding sulfite exporter TauE/SafE family protein — translation MGHWEIFLFFLIIAFIYSSVGFGGGSSYLAVLAMYSLPYQEIRLTALICNIIVVIGGVFIYIKNNQVEWKKILPLTLISVPMAYLGAVLKISQEFFFLTLGITLIIAALLLWIKTGTKNNGEISGNTGNSLLRNGFLGCGIGFLSGLVGIGGGIFLSPLLNLMKWDTPRKIAATSSIFILVNSVSGIFGQLSKLSSDIDYFMILSLCFAVFIGGQIGSRMSLKWNPLLIKRMTAVLVLVAGINVLIKYW, via the coding sequence ATGGGGCACTGGGAAATTTTTTTATTTTTTTTAATCATCGCTTTTATTTACTCTTCGGTGGGATTTGGCGGTGGTTCCAGTTATCTTGCAGTTCTGGCAATGTACAGCCTTCCTTATCAGGAAATACGTTTAACGGCACTTATTTGTAATATTATTGTAGTAATAGGAGGGGTATTTATTTACATCAAAAATAATCAGGTCGAGTGGAAAAAAATACTGCCGCTTACGCTTATAAGCGTTCCTATGGCTTATCTCGGAGCTGTCTTAAAAATCAGCCAGGAATTTTTCTTTCTGACTTTGGGAATTACTTTAATCATTGCAGCCCTATTATTATGGATAAAAACAGGCACGAAAAATAACGGAGAGATCTCAGGAAATACCGGGAATTCTTTACTCAGAAACGGATTTTTAGGCTGTGGAATCGGGTTTTTATCAGGATTGGTAGGCATTGGCGGCGGAATTTTTCTTTCACCATTGTTAAATCTGATGAAATGGGATACTCCAAGAAAAATTGCGGCAACATCAAGCATTTTTATTTTGGTAAACTCAGTCTCGGGTATTTTCGGGCAATTGTCCAAATTATCTTCAGACATTGATTATTTCATGATCCTGAGTTTGTGCTTTGCCGTATTCATCGGCGGACAGATCGGTTCCAGAATGTCTCTGAAATGGAATCCTTTGCTCATCAAAAGAATGACAGCTGTTCTGGTTCTGGTAGCCGGAATAAACGTTTTAATAAAATATTGGTAA
- the fdhD gene encoding formate dehydrogenase accessory sulfurtransferase FdhD produces the protein MKAHLLSNKSVKQIEIVKVKDNVSFHYTDDVSVEEPLEIRAAYHVADKKETKNISVTMRTPGNDTELAAGFLFTEGIIAGREQLKDIYSPEAECSRNSENIVIVELTEGFVPELMKADRNFYTTSSCGVCGKGSIESIRTVSTFHNHRKNNKEVSLETLYQLSEKLQSFQNNFSATGGIHASGIFDLEGNLLALREDVGRHNALDKLIGYALSADLLPLDDKILVLSGRASFELIQKAAMAGITIVAAIGAPSSLAIDLAKEFDITLLGFLRDNRFNIYHSGSHFNIENIL, from the coding sequence ATGAAAGCTCATCTGTTATCAAATAAATCGGTAAAGCAGATAGAAATCGTCAAAGTGAAGGACAACGTCAGTTTTCATTATACGGATGATGTTTCTGTTGAAGAACCTTTGGAAATAAGGGCTGCTTATCACGTAGCAGATAAAAAAGAAACTAAAAATATCTCTGTAACCATGCGGACTCCCGGAAATGATACAGAACTTGCCGCAGGTTTTTTATTTACGGAAGGAATTATTGCCGGCCGTGAACAGCTTAAAGACATCTATTCTCCAGAGGCGGAATGTTCCAGGAACAGTGAAAATATTGTTATTGTAGAACTTACAGAAGGCTTCGTTCCTGAACTTATGAAAGCCGACCGGAATTTTTATACCACTTCCAGCTGTGGTGTATGCGGAAAAGGTTCCATTGAATCTATAAGAACTGTGAGCACTTTTCATAATCATAGAAAAAATAACAAAGAAGTTTCCCTGGAAACTCTGTATCAGCTATCCGAAAAACTGCAGTCTTTCCAGAATAATTTCAGTGCTACAGGTGGTATTCACGCTTCCGGCATCTTTGATCTGGAAGGCAATCTTCTGGCACTGCGTGAAGATGTAGGAAGGCATAACGCACTGGATAAACTTATAGGATATGCTTTATCAGCAGATTTGCTTCCTCTCGACGATAAAATTTTGGTTCTTAGTGGAAGAGCCAGCTTTGAGCTTATTCAGAAAGCTGCAATGGCAGGAATTACGATTGTCGCGGCAATAGGAGCTCCATCCAGTCTGGCAATAGACCTTGCAAAAGAATTTGATATTACTTTATTAGGCTTTCTAAGAGACAACCGGTTTAATATTTACCATTCCGGCAGCCATTTTAACATTGAAAATATATTATGA
- a CDS encoding MoaD/ThiS family protein translates to MILKILAFGITKDIFGISEKEIEINEGASIKALKEFLEKDFPELKRLKSYFIAVDDEYAEDDQIVTVSNEIAIIPPVSGG, encoded by the coding sequence ATGATACTTAAAATATTAGCATTCGGAATAACGAAAGATATTTTCGGAATTTCAGAAAAAGAAATAGAAATCAATGAAGGAGCAAGCATAAAAGCGCTCAAGGAGTTTTTGGAAAAAGACTTTCCGGAACTGAAAAGATTAAAGTCCTATTTTATTGCCGTTGATGATGAATATGCAGAAGACGATCAGATCGTAACAGTCTCTAACGAAATAGCAATAATCCCTCCGGTAAGCGGCGGATAA
- a CDS encoding cation:proton antiporter, which yields MTLLTLHTSLPVEDPVLKFLLVLIIILAAPLLLNKIKVPHLLGLIIAGAVIGPNGFNILARDSSIVVTGTTGLLYIMFLAGLEIDMGDFKKNKWKSLTFGIYTFTVPFILGYLGGVYILNFSVLTSILFASLFSSHTLIAYPLVSKLGISKNSAVNITVGGTMITDILALLVLAIIVGMSQGDVKTEFWVKLSVSFIVFALVVLLIFPIIGRWFFKKVDDKISQYIFVLVMIYLAALLAEFAGVEAIIGAFFAGLALNRLIPHTSSLMNRVEFVGNAIFIPFFLISVGMLIDFKVFFKSWETLEVAAIMLIASIGGKYVSAVMTQKTFRLTKEEGRLIFGLSSASAAATLASVMVGYNIILSESETGEPVRLLNEHVLNGSILLILISCTISSFISMSNAQKIAEQDNEETVSGNSHEQENILLALNYETTVERMVNLGILIKAHTNLENLFALNVINEDKNESSVKNAEKLLHSATDVAAAADVKIQPLKRYDNDVINGINNVIKEQNITDLIIGLEDDKGFSPSFVYNLYNGYLQNDDVNVMVYHAAQPLSTIKRYAVMIPENAHREAGFFHALLRVWNIARNSGATLTFYAPEEIIAILQRIVKKANIEAEFIILNKWKDGEKTATELKGNEALIIFMAKRGMRSYVPQMRLIPELLNRYLLDKNYLLIFPFSEFDTTNTEKRSVGNHTDFIEIGKIITKIFK from the coding sequence ATGACTTTACTTACCCTACATACAAGTCTTCCCGTTGAAGATCCCGTACTGAAATTTCTTTTGGTTCTTATCATTATTCTGGCCGCACCACTTTTACTGAATAAGATTAAAGTTCCTCATTTACTCGGTTTAATTATAGCCGGAGCAGTGATTGGTCCCAATGGATTCAATATTTTGGCAAGAGACAGCAGTATTGTTGTCACCGGAACAACCGGGCTTCTTTATATCATGTTTCTGGCAGGTCTGGAAATCGATATGGGGGATTTTAAAAAAAATAAATGGAAAAGCCTCACTTTCGGGATCTACACCTTCACCGTACCTTTTATTTTGGGATATCTAGGAGGCGTTTATATTCTGAATTTTTCGGTACTGACTTCCATACTTTTTGCAAGTTTATTTTCATCGCATACATTAATAGCATATCCTTTAGTCAGTAAATTAGGAATATCTAAAAACTCTGCAGTGAACATAACCGTAGGCGGAACAATGATTACCGATATTTTAGCCCTCTTGGTTCTTGCCATTATTGTAGGAATGTCTCAGGGTGATGTTAAAACAGAATTCTGGGTCAAGCTTTCCGTATCTTTTATTGTTTTTGCATTGGTTGTATTGCTCATATTCCCGATTATCGGGCGATGGTTTTTCAAAAAAGTGGATGATAAAATTTCCCAATATATTTTTGTGTTGGTGATGATTTATCTGGCTGCTTTATTAGCAGAATTTGCAGGCGTTGAAGCCATCATAGGGGCATTCTTTGCGGGACTGGCTTTAAACAGGCTTATTCCGCATACTTCTTCATTGATGAATCGCGTAGAATTTGTAGGGAATGCCATATTCATCCCGTTCTTCCTTATCAGTGTGGGAATGCTGATTGATTTTAAAGTTTTTTTTAAAAGCTGGGAAACTTTAGAAGTGGCGGCAATTATGCTGATTGCCTCTATAGGAGGAAAATATGTTTCTGCTGTTATGACCCAGAAAACCTTTAGACTTACCAAAGAAGAAGGCCGGCTCATTTTCGGATTAAGTTCGGCATCCGCAGCTGCCACATTAGCATCTGTAATGGTTGGATATAATATTATTCTTTCTGAAAGTGAGACAGGAGAACCTGTTAGATTATTAAATGAACACGTCTTGAACGGGAGTATTTTATTGATTCTTATCTCATGTACTATTTCATCATTTATATCGATGTCTAATGCACAAAAAATTGCAGAACAAGACAACGAAGAGACGGTATCCGGAAACAGCCACGAACAGGAAAATATTCTTTTGGCACTGAATTATGAAACAACAGTGGAAAGAATGGTTAACCTTGGGATTTTAATTAAAGCACATACTAATCTTGAAAACCTGTTTGCTTTAAATGTCATTAATGAAGATAAAAATGAATCATCCGTAAAAAATGCCGAGAAACTGTTACATTCCGCTACCGATGTCGCCGCTGCTGCAGATGTAAAAATTCAGCCTTTAAAAAGATATGATAATGATGTTATTAACGGAATAAACAACGTCATTAAAGAACAAAATATTACAGATCTGATCATTGGACTGGAAGATGATAAAGGCTTTTCTCCGTCCTTTGTTTACAATCTTTATAATGGATATCTACAGAATGATGATGTGAATGTAATGGTTTATCATGCCGCACAACCTCTTTCTACCATAAAAAGATATGCCGTTATGATTCCGGAGAATGCCCACCGTGAGGCAGGCTTTTTTCATGCTTTGCTCAGGGTATGGAATATTGCACGGAACTCCGGGGCAACTCTCACTTTTTATGCTCCCGAAGAAATTATAGCGATCCTCCAGAGAATTGTAAAAAAAGCCAATATTGAAGCGGAATTTATCATCCTTAATAAATGGAAAGACGGTGAAAAAACCGCAACGGAATTAAAAGGAAACGAAGCTCTTATTATTTTCATGGCAAAAAGAGGAATGAGATCTTATGTTCCCCAGATGAGACTGATCCCGGAGCTGCTGAATAGGTATTTACTTGATAAAAACTACCTGCTTATTTTTCCTTTTTCTGAATTTGACACTACTAACACTGAAAAAAGATCGGTAGGAAACCATACTGACTTTATAGAGATCGGAAAGATCATCACTAAAATTTTCAAATAA
- a CDS encoding HesA/MoeB/ThiF family protein encodes MSNPLERYHCQMALPGFGSSSQELLKNAKVLIVGMGGLGCPSAQYLASSGIGTIGLADHDTVSESNLHRQILYAPEDIGKSKVDIAATKLQQQNPSVKIIPFNFRVTSENVMDLISEFDLIIEGTDNFETKCLLNDACVLTGKPLVYGAIYQYEGQVSIWNVLQKDGTYSPNYRDVFPNAEESQVPNCREGGVLPTLAGIVGCMQANEAIKYFTNPDDSLAGKLWMMNVLNGKTQIIRLRKTSVQITGLPQTIKTIMFEQLMQEKNHFEIIDVRTPQEHEQFNIGGINFPVEELQNHSDYISGCDRPILVYCLSGKRSAEAVRKIKNIFPEKEVFSLKDGIQNIINK; translated from the coding sequence ATGAGTAACCCGCTTGAACGTTATCATTGCCAAATGGCTTTACCCGGATTTGGGTCTTCGTCCCAGGAACTTCTTAAAAACGCTAAAGTTCTGATCGTGGGAATGGGCGGTCTTGGCTGCCCTTCGGCACAATATCTTGCATCTTCAGGTATAGGAACCATTGGTCTTGCCGATCATGATACCGTCTCTGAAAGCAATCTTCACCGCCAGATCTTATATGCTCCGGAAGATATCGGAAAATCAAAAGTTGATATTGCCGCTACAAAATTACAGCAACAAAATCCATCGGTAAAAATCATTCCGTTTAATTTCCGGGTAACCTCTGAAAATGTAATGGATTTGATTTCTGAATTTGATCTGATTATTGAAGGAACCGATAATTTCGAAACAAAATGTCTGCTGAACGATGCATGTGTATTAACTGGAAAACCTTTGGTATATGGCGCTATTTACCAATACGAAGGCCAGGTAAGCATCTGGAATGTTTTACAGAAAGATGGCACTTATTCCCCTAATTACCGTGATGTTTTTCCGAATGCGGAAGAATCGCAGGTGCCGAACTGTAGGGAAGGTGGCGTACTGCCTACACTGGCAGGAATTGTCGGGTGTATGCAGGCTAATGAAGCTATAAAATATTTTACCAATCCCGATGATTCGCTGGCAGGAAAACTCTGGATGATGAATGTTCTGAATGGCAAAACCCAGATTATCAGATTAAGAAAAACTTCTGTGCAGATTACAGGTTTACCTCAGACCATAAAAACCATTATGTTTGAGCAGCTGATGCAGGAAAAGAATCATTTTGAAATCATAGATGTCCGCACACCACAGGAACATGAACAGTTTAATATCGGAGGAATTAATTTTCCTGTAGAAGAATTACAGAACCATTCAGATTATATTTCGGGTTGTGACAGACCTATTCTAGTTTACTGTCTATCCGGGAAACGCAGTGCAGAAGCGGTGAGAAAAATTAAGAACATTTTTCCTGAAAAGGAAGTGTTTTCTTTAAAAGATGGCATTCAAAATATCATAAATAAATGA
- a CDS encoding bestrophin family ion channel, producing MIIRKKEHWFRMLFVWHGSVLPALLPRLGLLLILSLLVTYFHGIILSFKVPLNPAPLTLFGFVLALFLGFRNNASYDRFWEGRKLWGALLNTSRALTRQAMTLSNTKNDTISVHSFVNLLSAFVFALKHQLRGTDAYEDLKLRLNEDQLKIVAESKYKPAVIMRLLAEWVQKAKNEGFLDSIQQARFDENFDKLSDILGGCERLVSTPIPYSYRVLLHRTVYIYCFLLPFGLVDSLGWFTPLIVVFVAYTFVAFEAIADEIEEPFGTDANDLALNSMCVMIDETIHEMVGEHIVVSHKITQNIID from the coding sequence ATGATCATAAGAAAAAAGGAACACTGGTTCAGAATGCTTTTTGTGTGGCATGGCTCTGTTTTGCCTGCTTTGCTTCCCCGTTTGGGATTGCTTTTAATTCTCTCTTTGCTGGTGACCTATTTTCATGGGATTATTCTCTCGTTTAAAGTTCCGTTAAATCCTGCGCCGCTCACGCTGTTCGGTTTTGTACTGGCTTTATTCCTCGGGTTCAGAAACAATGCCAGTTATGACAGGTTTTGGGAAGGACGAAAATTATGGGGAGCTCTGTTGAACACTTCACGTGCACTGACGAGACAGGCAATGACTTTGAGCAATACAAAGAATGACACGATTTCGGTCCATAGCTTTGTTAACTTACTTAGCGCCTTCGTTTTTGCGCTGAAACATCAGCTTCGGGGAACAGACGCTTATGAAGATTTAAAATTAAGGCTTAATGAAGACCAACTGAAAATTGTGGCAGAATCAAAGTATAAACCTGCCGTTATCATGAGATTGCTTGCGGAATGGGTTCAAAAGGCGAAAAATGAAGGTTTTCTGGATTCTATTCAACAGGCACGTTTTGATGAAAATTTTGATAAACTTTCTGATATTTTAGGTGGTTGTGAAAGATTGGTTTCTACCCCGATTCCTTATAGCTATCGTGTTTTGTTGCATCGAACGGTGTATATTTATTGTTTTCTGTTACCTTTCGGATTGGTGGATTCTTTGGGATGGTTTACGCCACTTATTGTCGTATTTGTAGCCTATACTTTTGTGGCCTTTGAAGCGATAGCTGATGAAATTGAGGAGCCTTTTGGAACTGATGCCAATGATCTGGCTCTGAACAGCATGTGTGTGATGATTGATGAAACCATTCATGAAATGGTGGGAGAACATATTGTTGTTTCTCACAAAATCACTCAAAATATTATTGATTAG